A genomic region of Catalinimonas niigatensis contains the following coding sequences:
- a CDS encoding heavy metal translocating P-type ATPase, whose product MATNPITIDQEPATSSKEASSQVRKTYPVTGMSCAACAVSVESTLKTTKGVKDAGVNFATQSAWVEAEAEVSAETLQQAVRSVGYDLIIDTENAQEKQAVSQQQEYQALKKRTFYAALLTLPVFIIGMFFMDIPYANWIMMVLTAPVLFWFGRNFFANAWKQARHLKANMDTLVALSTGIAFLFSAFTTFYPEFWFSRGLPAHTYFEAAAVIITLISLGKLLEERAKANTSSAIKKLIGLQPKTVHAIIEGVEQEIPVAQVQPGYLILVRPGEKIPVDGIVQSGFSYVDESMISGEPIPVQKQKGDQVFAGTVNQQGSFRFETQKVGGETVLGQIIKMVQEAQGSKAPVQKLVDKIAGIFVPVVIMISILTFAAWMLFGGEDAFTHALLTSITVLVIACPCALGLATPTAIMVGVGKGAENNILIKDAESLELGHKVNAIILDKTGTITEGKPAVSGIQWSAEVKEEQKASYKRILYTLEKQSEHPLAEAVVNALAEEERAVTHQKAIELERFESLTGRGVKAQAAEQTYYVGNLQLILEQKIALPNRLEEQARAWQQKANTVVYFANKDQVLAVIAIADKIKATSRQAIQSLQEQGVEVYMLTGDNQQTAEAVAREVGLQHFKAEVLPSDKSDFVKELQQKGKIVAMVGDGINDSQALAQADVSIAMGKGSDIAMDVAKMTLITSDLTAIPKALNLSGKTVKTIKQNLFWAFIYNVIGIPIAAGVLFPFFGFLLDPMIAGAAMALSSVSVVTNSLRLRSTKL is encoded by the coding sequence ATGGCAACGAATCCTATTACAATAGATCAAGAACCAGCCACTAGCTCCAAAGAAGCTAGCAGTCAAGTTCGTAAAACATATCCTGTCACCGGCATGAGTTGTGCCGCCTGTGCGGTAAGTGTGGAATCTACCCTCAAAACGACCAAAGGCGTAAAAGATGCAGGCGTTAACTTCGCCACTCAATCCGCCTGGGTAGAGGCAGAGGCTGAAGTAAGCGCTGAAACCTTGCAACAGGCAGTTCGCTCCGTAGGTTACGATCTGATCATTGATACTGAAAATGCTCAGGAAAAACAGGCTGTATCTCAGCAGCAGGAGTATCAGGCATTGAAAAAGCGTACCTTTTATGCTGCGCTGCTAACACTGCCGGTCTTCATCATCGGCATGTTCTTTATGGACATTCCTTATGCCAACTGGATCATGATGGTGCTGACAGCACCGGTGCTTTTCTGGTTTGGTCGTAATTTCTTTGCCAATGCCTGGAAGCAGGCCCGACATCTGAAGGCCAATATGGATACCTTGGTGGCATTGAGTACCGGAATTGCATTTCTTTTCAGTGCCTTTACCACTTTCTATCCTGAATTCTGGTTTAGCCGCGGACTGCCAGCGCATACCTATTTTGAAGCAGCAGCAGTCATCATCACCCTGATTTCTTTGGGCAAACTGCTGGAAGAAAGAGCCAAAGCCAATACTTCTTCTGCCATCAAAAAGCTGATCGGTCTGCAACCCAAAACGGTGCATGCCATTATTGAAGGCGTAGAGCAGGAAATTCCAGTAGCCCAGGTGCAGCCGGGTTATCTGATCTTGGTGCGTCCGGGAGAGAAAATCCCGGTGGATGGTATAGTGCAGTCGGGCTTTTCTTACGTAGACGAAAGTATGATCAGCGGCGAGCCTATTCCGGTACAGAAACAGAAAGGCGATCAGGTGTTTGCCGGAACAGTGAACCAGCAGGGAAGCTTTCGCTTTGAAACGCAGAAAGTAGGCGGAGAAACCGTACTGGGGCAGATCATCAAAATGGTACAGGAAGCCCAGGGCAGCAAAGCTCCAGTGCAAAAGTTAGTGGATAAAATCGCCGGTATCTTTGTGCCGGTGGTGATCATGATTTCAATTCTGACTTTTGCTGCTTGGATGCTCTTTGGTGGAGAAGATGCCTTCACCCATGCCTTGCTAACCTCCATTACGGTGCTGGTTATCGCCTGTCCCTGTGCGCTGGGTCTGGCTACACCAACGGCTATCATGGTAGGAGTAGGTAAAGGTGCAGAAAACAATATCCTGATCAAGGATGCAGAGAGCCTGGAACTGGGACATAAGGTAAATGCCATCATTCTGGACAAGACGGGGACCATTACCGAAGGTAAACCTGCGGTAAGCGGCATACAGTGGAGTGCTGAAGTGAAAGAAGAGCAGAAGGCATCCTATAAAAGGATACTTTATACTCTGGAAAAACAGTCGGAACATCCATTGGCCGAGGCGGTAGTAAATGCGCTGGCAGAAGAAGAGAGGGCAGTTACTCACCAGAAAGCTATTGAACTGGAAAGGTTTGAAAGCCTGACTGGCAGGGGTGTGAAAGCCCAGGCAGCAGAGCAGACTTATTATGTGGGTAATCTGCAACTGATCCTTGAACAGAAAATTGCTTTGCCCAACAGGCTAGAAGAACAGGCCAGAGCCTGGCAGCAGAAAGCGAATACAGTCGTCTATTTTGCCAATAAAGATCAGGTGCTGGCCGTGATCGCCATCGCGGATAAGATCAAAGCAACTTCCCGACAGGCCATCCAAAGTTTGCAGGAGCAGGGCGTAGAGGTGTATATGCTCACCGGCGACAATCAGCAGACTGCTGAAGCAGTAGCCAGAGAAGTTGGCCTGCAGCATTTCAAAGCGGAAGTGCTTCCTTCTGACAAATCCGATTTTGTGAAAGAACTACAGCAAAAGGGAAAAATTGTAGCGATGGTTGGTGATGGGATCAACGACTCCCAGGCACTGGCCCAGGCAGATGTGAGCATTGCGATGGGCAAAGGTTCTGATATCGCCATGGATGTAGCCAAGATGACGCTCATCACATCTGACCTTACTGCTATCCCCAAAGCGCTGAATTTGTCAGGCAAAACGGTAAAGACCATCAAGCAGAATTTATTTTGGGCATTTATTTATAATGTCATCGGGATTCCGATTGCGGCAGGTGTGCTTTTTCCGTTCTTCGGTTTCCTGCTGGACCCGATGATCGCTGGTGCAGCAATGGCCTTAAGCTCAGTGTCTGTAGTAACCAACAGCCTTAGGCTGAGAAGTACAAAGTTATAG
- a CDS encoding ABC transporter permease — translation MISSYLKIALRSMMKHRTFSFINVFGLAISLSACLLILSIIVVQYHYDDFHQDAERIYRLTSIHHKKGEPPRTFATTPAALAEYVQSHYHDIEQTVLLKKGLSGDFTAHDKTIPASGLYASEDFLQTFTFPLLSGNPKTALKAPFSLVITEEVAHKFFGQQDPLGQIVSLKDVGEFTITGLMANPPQQTHIKFEVLASHSTLAALERQGKSAANTDSWQALYDHYLYIKLREGADIQQLVNSFPQVSAEHYQDSDPVRADLSYQPLTDITPAGSVNNQLAPTMPAMMIYFLAGLVLVVMLSACFNYTNLSVARALSRAKEVGVRKVVGAKRSQLFMQFVSEAIIIALLALLAAMLLLQVLEPAFYSILDEEGRSVISFASGYSIYLYFGIFALLVGLLAGVFPALLLSRFNPVQVLKNLSGMKVMKGMNWRKALITTQFALSFIFLLSSLIIYQQFQYSINKDLGFESENILQVDLQGTSYEQYRQLVNQHKDVQGISATSYVLGSGFVHADYFKKAADDSLLINYVSASPSFVENMELKVIAGSNFSEQLNAEHEEFVVLNEYAVNALGYTSPTEAVGELLTIGNQEVRIRGVVKDFHYLPVMERIESFALRYRPQEFAHMQIKLSSTNIQATLTELEELWQQLDEVHPFEAKFFDEQLEEALAGLDILMKVIGYVAFLSICIACLGFLGISIYTAEIKMKEISIRKVLGAELYQLSFHFMKSFLLLLFIAILIGIPAAYFLNSLWLNNLAYRTTIGVGSLLLGALSLLVLGLFIVGSQALKLAFINPVSTLRNE, via the coding sequence ATGATCAGTAGCTATCTTAAAATTGCACTGCGGAGCATGATGAAACATCGTACTTTTTCCTTCATCAATGTTTTTGGTCTGGCCATCAGCTTATCCGCCTGTCTGCTAATCCTGTCCATCATCGTCGTGCAGTACCATTATGATGATTTTCATCAGGATGCGGAGCGTATTTATCGCCTGACGAGTATTCACCATAAGAAGGGAGAACCTCCCCGTACCTTTGCCACAACCCCTGCCGCTCTGGCAGAATATGTGCAATCGCATTATCATGATATAGAGCAGACGGTTCTGCTCAAAAAAGGATTGAGTGGAGATTTTACCGCTCATGATAAAACGATTCCTGCCAGCGGGCTGTATGCCAGTGAAGACTTTCTACAAACCTTTACTTTTCCTCTGCTCAGTGGTAATCCAAAAACTGCCCTGAAAGCACCTTTCTCTTTGGTGATCACAGAAGAAGTAGCACATAAATTTTTCGGCCAGCAGGACCCGCTAGGTCAGATAGTAAGTCTGAAAGATGTGGGCGAATTTACCATCACCGGGCTGATGGCTAATCCCCCTCAGCAAACTCATATCAAATTTGAAGTGCTGGCTTCTCATAGTACACTGGCTGCACTGGAAAGGCAAGGGAAGTCAGCAGCAAATACAGACAGTTGGCAGGCGCTTTATGACCATTACCTGTACATCAAACTTAGGGAAGGAGCTGATATACAGCAGCTAGTCAACAGCTTTCCTCAGGTTTCTGCTGAGCATTATCAGGACAGCGACCCTGTACGTGCTGACCTTAGCTATCAGCCGCTTACCGACATCACGCCCGCTGGTAGTGTCAATAATCAGCTTGCCCCCACCATGCCTGCCATGATGATCTATTTTCTGGCGGGCTTGGTGCTGGTCGTGATGCTATCCGCCTGTTTTAATTATACCAACTTGTCTGTGGCAAGGGCGCTGAGCAGGGCAAAGGAAGTAGGCGTACGCAAAGTAGTTGGCGCCAAACGTTCGCAGCTGTTTATGCAGTTTGTGAGTGAAGCGATAATCATAGCTTTACTAGCCCTGCTGGCTGCAATGCTGCTGCTACAGGTATTAGAACCGGCTTTTTATAGCATTTTGGATGAGGAAGGAAGATCGGTGATTTCCTTTGCTTCCGGCTATAGCATCTATCTATATTTTGGAATCTTTGCTTTATTAGTAGGCTTATTGGCAGGTGTATTTCCAGCTTTGTTGCTTTCCCGCTTCAATCCGGTACAGGTGCTGAAAAATTTGTCGGGTATGAAAGTGATGAAAGGCATGAACTGGAGAAAAGCGCTAATCACCACCCAGTTTGCCCTTTCCTTCATCTTTCTACTCTCCAGCCTGATCATTTACCAGCAGTTTCAGTATTCCATCAACAAGGATTTGGGTTTTGAAAGCGAAAATATCCTGCAGGTAGATTTGCAGGGCACTTCTTACGAACAGTACCGGCAGTTGGTAAACCAGCATAAAGATGTGCAGGGAATTTCAGCTACTTCCTATGTACTAGGTTCAGGTTTTGTGCATGCCGATTATTTCAAAAAAGCTGCTGATGATTCTTTGCTGATCAATTACGTCTCTGCTTCACCTTCTTTTGTGGAGAACATGGAACTGAAAGTAATTGCCGGGAGCAATTTTTCGGAACAATTAAATGCTGAGCATGAGGAGTTTGTGGTATTGAATGAATACGCTGTTAACGCATTAGGGTATACTTCTCCTACCGAAGCTGTAGGCGAGTTATTAACCATTGGAAATCAGGAGGTGAGAATAAGGGGTGTGGTGAAAGATTTTCACTATTTGCCGGTAATGGAACGAATAGAAAGCTTTGCCCTCCGTTATCGTCCGCAGGAGTTTGCCCATATGCAGATTAAGCTAAGCAGTACCAACATTCAGGCAACTTTGACAGAATTGGAAGAACTGTGGCAGCAGTTAGACGAAGTGCATCCTTTTGAGGCAAAATTTTTTGATGAGCAATTGGAAGAAGCACTGGCAGGTCTTGACATTTTAATGAAAGTGATCGGTTATGTAGCCTTCCTTTCCATCTGCATTGCCTGTCTGGGATTTTTGGGAATTTCCATTTACACCGCAGAGATCAAAATGAAGGAGATCAGCATCCGGAAAGTGCTGGGAGCAGAGCTTTATCAACTGAGTTTTCACTTTATGAAAAGCTTCCTGCTATTGCTGTTCATTGCCATCCTTATTGGTATACCGGCTGCTTATTTTCTAAACAGTCTCTGGCTGAATAACCTGGCCTATCGCACAACAATTGGAGTGGGAAGTCTACTGCTTGGGGCTTTGAGCCTGTTGGTTTTGGGATTATTTATCGTGGGGAGCCAGGCTCTCAAGTTAGCTTTTATCAACCCTGTCAGCACCTTGAGGAATGAATAA
- a CDS encoding c-type cytochrome has protein sequence MYKSSLVVSTAIFVSSVLFSFTQPEAVSTQTEPNLDESIKLGKEIYSSYCISCHMNEGAGIPGAFPPLAESDYLMEDKERSIHIVMYGLEGEIVVNGTTYNNIMTPLGLSDEEITHVLNYVRNSWGNEGEVVTFEEVKAVREAGE, from the coding sequence ATGTATAAATCATCATTAGTAGTAAGCACAGCAATCTTTGTGTCTAGTGTGCTTTTTTCCTTTACCCAACCTGAAGCGGTTTCAACGCAGACTGAACCTAATTTAGATGAAAGCATCAAATTAGGAAAGGAAATTTACTCTAGTTATTGTATTAGTTGTCATATGAATGAGGGGGCAGGAATTCCCGGTGCTTTTCCTCCTTTGGCTGAATCTGATTATCTGATGGAAGACAAAGAACGCTCCATACATATCGTGATGTACGGCCTCGAGGGTGAAATTGTCGTCAATGGTACTACCTACAATAACATCATGACTCCTCTTGGATTGAGCGATGAGGAAATTACCCATGTGCTTAATTATGTACGCAACAGTTGGGGAAATGAGGGTGAAGTAGTCACTTTTGAAGAAGTAAAAGCAGTAAGGGAAGCCGGAGAATAA
- a CDS encoding DUF6600 domain-containing protein, producing MKTISQNKSLFLISCIAILFTTFHNAEAKPETLRPDIHVSFETFYHELSPYGSWINDRDYGRVWIPDVAREFHPYVTEGYWVMTEYGNTWVSNYSWGWAPFHYGRWHFDDYYGWMWIPGTEWGPAWVAWRNGGGYYGWAPLGPRVSINLSVNIGRHIPDTYWSFVRYGHFTHRNVYRYCAPRRHVTNIIHHTTIINNTYVDNGRHTYYTGPATRDIERATHKRVRVHNINHVDRPGTTVVRNGSVNVYRPSGRSNRTDYDANNRASTRASESRTSRSNISDDRSSAASRAREQYTNGTNSRQSLDSRDTRSTRSYSPTTPSSRSSMDNNSRANRTYESQRESRSYRSDSESRPSSNTQLQRSSRSSTPQSNGTRENTSSRSRSTTIERSSSPAKSSGQNSRSSRGSSTYQRGSQSSSSSAVRSGSSTRSTGSKSTERSAQGHSSRSNRSGNN from the coding sequence ATGAAAACAATATCCCAAAATAAATCGCTTTTTCTGATCTCCTGTATAGCAATACTCTTTACTACATTTCATAATGCAGAGGCAAAACCTGAAACGCTTCGACCTGACATTCATGTTTCTTTTGAAACCTTTTACCATGAATTATCTCCTTATGGTAGTTGGATAAATGACAGGGATTATGGCCGTGTCTGGATACCTGATGTAGCCAGAGAGTTTCATCCTTATGTGACGGAAGGTTACTGGGTAATGACTGAATACGGAAATACCTGGGTTTCCAATTATTCCTGGGGGTGGGCTCCTTTCCATTACGGAAGATGGCATTTTGATGATTACTATGGATGGATGTGGATTCCCGGGACAGAATGGGGACCTGCCTGGGTAGCCTGGCGTAACGGGGGTGGCTATTATGGATGGGCTCCCCTAGGACCACGGGTAAGCATTAACCTATCTGTCAACATAGGGAGACATATTCCTGATACTTATTGGTCTTTTGTAAGGTATGGCCATTTCACGCACCGCAATGTATACCGTTATTGTGCTCCCCGGCGTCATGTAACCAATATTATCCATCATACTACTATTATCAATAACACCTATGTGGATAACGGCAGACATACTTATTACACAGGACCGGCCACTCGCGATATAGAACGTGCTACCCATAAGCGGGTACGAGTACATAACATCAATCATGTAGACCGTCCTGGAACCACTGTAGTTCGTAATGGATCTGTCAATGTATATCGTCCTTCGGGAAGAAGTAACAGAACAGATTATGATGCGAATAACCGTGCTTCTACAAGGGCCTCAGAATCCCGTACAAGCCGTTCAAATATATCTGATGATAGAAGTAGTGCGGCATCCCGTGCCAGAGAACAGTATACCAATGGAACAAACAGCAGACAAAGCTTAGATAGCAGGGATACCAGAAGTACAAGAAGCTATTCTCCTACTACTCCAAGTTCACGTAGCTCAATGGACAATAACAGTCGTGCCAATAGAACATATGAATCTCAGAGAGAAAGCCGTTCTTACAGGAGTGATAGCGAAAGCAGGCCTAGTTCAAATACACAGTTGCAGCGCTCAAGCAGAAGCAGTACACCGCAAAGCAATGGCACGAGAGAAAATACAAGCAGCAGAAGCCGCAGCACTACTATAGAAAGGTCATCCTCCCCTGCTAAATCTTCTGGACAGAATAGCAGGTCCAGCAGAGGAAGTAGTACTTATCAGCGAGGCAGCCAGTCTTCCTCATCTTCGGCAGTGAGGTCAGGCTCATCTACGAGAAGTACCGGATCAAAGAGTACGGAGAGAAGCGCTCAAGGTCACAGCAGCAGAAGCAACAGAAGTGGGAATAATTAG
- a CDS encoding heavy-metal-associated domain-containing protein, translating to MIMKTIQFKTNIKCNGCIAAVKPHLNEAVGEEHWKVDLNSPDRILTVEAEDEQQVKEAVQKAGYQAEKIR from the coding sequence ATCATTATGAAAACCATACAATTCAAAACCAACATCAAATGCAATGGCTGTATAGCCGCCGTAAAACCTCACCTGAATGAAGCCGTGGGAGAAGAACACTGGAAAGTAGATCTGAATTCGCCCGACCGGATTCTGACCGTAGAGGCCGAAGATGAGCAGCAGGTAAAAGAAGCGGTGCAGAAAGCCGGTTATCAGGCAGAGAAAATAAGATAA
- a CDS encoding nucleotidyltransferase family protein gives MSESEKHAIIILAAGESSRMGEPKQLLQLDGKSLLRHAVEEAVGADIGPVIVVLGAFSDQIVQELHGLPIVKVINSDWQQGMGTSIRKGVLEVQKNHNTCQGAVIMLSDQPFANANLLKKLLKIFYSSKKPIVASAYKGILGVPAYFHHLCFVSLTQLEGPIGARKFIQQHAKEVEAVPFPLGAVDIDTPEDYARLKEKIKGK, from the coding sequence ATGAGCGAATCTGAAAAGCATGCCATCATCATATTAGCAGCTGGAGAATCTTCGCGTATGGGAGAACCTAAGCAACTGCTGCAACTGGATGGAAAATCATTGCTGCGTCATGCAGTAGAAGAAGCAGTTGGTGCAGATATAGGCCCGGTCATTGTCGTATTAGGTGCTTTTTCAGATCAGATAGTGCAAGAACTGCACGGGCTTCCGATAGTAAAAGTGATAAACTCGGATTGGCAGCAAGGTATGGGCACTTCTATTCGTAAGGGAGTCTTAGAGGTACAAAAAAATCATAATACCTGCCAGGGAGCTGTTATCATGTTATCTGATCAGCCTTTTGCTAATGCCAATTTGCTGAAGAAGCTCCTGAAGATCTTTTATTCATCAAAAAAACCTATTGTTGCTTCAGCCTACAAAGGGATCTTAGGAGTACCAGCCTACTTTCACCACCTCTGCTTTGTCTCTCTTACTCAATTAGAAGGACCGATAGGTGCTCGTAAGTTTATCCAGCAACACGCTAAGGAAGTAGAAGCTGTTCCTTTTCCTTTGGGAGCGGTGGATATTGATACTCCGGAAGATTATGCCAGGCTAAAAGAAAAGATAAAAGGCAAGTAG
- a CDS encoding xanthine dehydrogenase family protein molybdopterin-binding subunit, producing the protein MKTKTSHSRRDFLKTTGCLTITFPIWTSCGLAAGEIPVVDDSLPGSLLRNPAIKAWLQVLEDGTIQVYTGKIELGQGIRTAIGQVAAEELNTDPDLIEVHLVETGVTPDEGYTAGSGSIVNSAMSVRYAAAAAKAKLLEMAAQKLGVPVEKLAVKDGKILLNGQQKMSFAELLEGKQLEDKVTAPVTLKPKKEHQWVGKAVPRQGINRMVRGEEVYIQDLRFPGMVHARAIRPIAYQSQLQSFDEEGLKKQVKGLLKVVVNGSFLGVITEDEYQAVKAQEFLQKNAQWTKVQSLPVDQPLNEYLRGLPSRKESVENKGSFNATEKTIKASYFKPYIMHASIGPSCAVALYDQGELHIWSNSQGVYPLRDSLKEVVGLPVEKIHIKGVPGSGCYGHNGSDDAAADVALIAMAYPGKHIRLQWSREDEHAWEPYGSAMIIDTEASLDASGKINQWKCELWSDSHSTRPGGDPGNLMTAHYLEKPFPRKSYGYSGGGYRNADPYYKIPNLKIDANFFEGPLRVSSLRGLGAYANIFAIESFMDELAEQAGKDPLAFRLMHSEDERAIAVMKKLGEMIKNQQAGENEGIGYAFSRYKNSASYCAVAAKVKVNKSTGHVQVQQMWGVIDAGEVINLDGLKNQTEGGMVQSASWALKEEVKFDQQHVNNLNWGSYPIFRFSDVPQVEVVVLDQPDKAPLGAGEAAQGPSTAAIANAVYKACGKRVRHLPIRADKIKG; encoded by the coding sequence ATGAAAACGAAAACGTCACATTCAAGGAGAGATTTTCTGAAGACTACGGGCTGCCTTACCATTACTTTCCCTATCTGGACCAGTTGCGGGCTTGCTGCTGGCGAAATACCTGTGGTGGATGATTCTTTGCCCGGAAGCCTGTTAAGGAACCCTGCTATCAAGGCATGGCTACAGGTGTTGGAAGATGGTACAATTCAGGTGTATACCGGAAAAATTGAATTGGGCCAGGGGATACGTACTGCCATAGGACAAGTGGCCGCCGAAGAACTGAATACTGATCCAGATCTGATAGAAGTTCATTTGGTGGAAACAGGGGTGACTCCGGATGAAGGTTATACTGCGGGGAGTGGTTCTATTGTCAACAGCGCCATGTCAGTTCGCTATGCTGCAGCTGCTGCCAAGGCTAAGTTACTGGAGATGGCTGCTCAGAAACTGGGAGTACCGGTGGAGAAGCTGGCAGTAAAGGATGGTAAGATACTTCTTAATGGTCAGCAGAAAATGAGTTTTGCTGAACTGCTGGAGGGCAAGCAATTGGAAGACAAAGTAACTGCCCCCGTCACATTAAAGCCTAAAAAAGAACATCAATGGGTTGGCAAAGCTGTCCCTAGGCAAGGCATCAACCGCATGGTAAGAGGTGAAGAAGTGTATATACAGGATTTACGCTTCCCGGGGATGGTACATGCCCGAGCTATCCGGCCTATCGCTTATCAATCGCAATTGCAAAGCTTTGATGAAGAAGGCCTGAAGAAGCAGGTAAAAGGCTTACTGAAGGTAGTAGTCAATGGCAGCTTCCTGGGCGTGATCACGGAAGACGAATACCAGGCAGTAAAAGCCCAGGAATTTTTACAGAAAAATGCACAATGGACTAAGGTTCAGTCACTGCCTGTAGACCAGCCATTGAATGAATATCTGAGGGGTTTGCCTTCCAGAAAAGAAAGTGTAGAAAATAAAGGAAGTTTTAATGCTACTGAAAAGACGATTAAGGCCAGTTATTTTAAGCCTTACATCATGCATGCTTCTATCGGACCATCCTGCGCAGTGGCGTTATATGATCAGGGAGAGTTGCATATCTGGTCCAATAGTCAGGGAGTTTATCCTTTACGCGACTCTTTAAAGGAAGTGGTGGGATTGCCTGTAGAAAAAATTCATATCAAAGGAGTACCCGGTTCGGGTTGTTACGGTCACAACGGATCAGACGATGCTGCTGCTGATGTGGCTCTCATAGCTATGGCTTATCCCGGCAAACATATTCGTTTGCAATGGTCGCGTGAAGATGAACATGCCTGGGAGCCTTATGGTAGTGCTATGATCATTGATACAGAAGCCAGTCTGGATGCATCCGGAAAAATCAATCAATGGAAATGTGAGCTTTGGTCCGATTCCCATAGCACGCGTCCGGGAGGTGATCCGGGGAATCTGATGACAGCGCACTATCTGGAAAAGCCTTTTCCCAGAAAATCCTATGGCTATAGTGGTGGAGGATACCGCAATGCTGATCCTTATTATAAAATTCCTAATCTTAAGATTGATGCTAATTTCTTTGAAGGTCCACTGCGGGTTTCTTCTCTGCGTGGCCTTGGGGCTTATGCCAATATTTTCGCCATAGAGTCTTTTATGGATGAACTTGCCGAACAGGCAGGTAAAGACCCGCTTGCATTTCGCCTTATGCATTCTGAGGACGAGAGGGCTATCGCCGTGATGAAGAAGTTGGGGGAAATGATCAAAAATCAGCAGGCTGGAGAGAATGAAGGGATAGGCTATGCCTTCTCCCGCTATAAAAATTCTGCTTCTTATTGTGCCGTGGCTGCCAAAGTGAAAGTGAATAAAAGCACAGGTCATGTGCAGGTACAGCAAATGTGGGGCGTAATTGACGCCGGAGAAGTGATCAACCTGGATGGATTGAAAAACCAGACAGAAGGAGGCATGGTACAGTCCGCCAGTTGGGCTTTGAAAGAAGAAGTAAAATTTGACCAGCAACATGTCAATAACCTCAACTGGGGCAGCTATCCTATCTTCCGTTTTAGCGATGTACCTCAGGTAGAAGTAGTCGTACTGGATCAACCCGACAAAGCACCTTTGGGGGCTGGAGAAGCCGCACAGGGGCCGTCTACGGCAGCCATTGCCAATGCAGTGTACAAAGCCTGTGGCAAACGAGTACGTCATCTGCCCATACGTGCTGACAAGATAAAGGGATAA
- a CDS encoding (2Fe-2S)-binding protein: MKEISLRVNGQQHRLQIDDPATPLLYVLRNQLELNGPKYGCGLEQCGSCMVLLEGKAIPTCRIPVSAVADKNIVTLEGLVDEDTLHPVQQAFIEHQAAQCGYCLNGMVITAVALLEENNHPDDTAIREGMERVLCRCSIQPRVMRAIRSAAQNMNP, from the coding sequence ATGAAAGAAATCTCCCTTCGGGTCAATGGGCAGCAACACCGGCTGCAAATAGATGACCCTGCCACACCTTTGTTATATGTCCTGCGCAATCAGCTAGAGTTGAACGGCCCAAAGTATGGATGTGGACTGGAGCAATGTGGTTCCTGCATGGTATTATTAGAGGGTAAAGCGATACCCACATGCCGTATTCCGGTTTCGGCAGTCGCTGATAAAAATATCGTCACACTGGAAGGTTTGGTAGACGAGGATACACTTCACCCGGTACAGCAGGCATTTATAGAACATCAGGCAGCCCAGTGTGGGTATTGCTTAAACGGTATGGTCATTACAGCCGTAGCCCTGCTGGAAGAGAATAATCATCCTGACGACACCGCCATTCGTGAAGGGATGGAGCGGGTATTGTGCCGATGCAGCATTCAACCCAGGGTCATGCGTGCGATCCGTTCTGCAGCTCAAAACATGAACCCTTAA
- a CDS encoding twin-arginine translocase TatA/TatE family subunit, translated as MTLAFLMLDNISGWEIFIIVFVIYIFFGPRSLPKFYQNLKKSASHFQESLKDVQRELHKKE; from the coding sequence ATGACACTGGCTTTTTTAATGCTCGATAATATCAGCGGTTGGGAAATATTCATCATTGTATTTGTGATTTACATTTTCTTTGGACCTCGCTCGCTTCCTAAATTTTACCAAAATCTTAAGAAGTCCGCTAGTCATTTTCAGGAATCGCTGAAAGATGTGCAGCGTGAGTTGCACAAAAAAGAATAG